One genomic window of Nicotiana sylvestris chromosome 10, ASM39365v2, whole genome shotgun sequence includes the following:
- the LOC104234733 gene encoding uncharacterized protein, protein MDAAGTILPLAYAVVDSENDASWKWLFEQFKQAYGERPSMFVVSDRNESMLKATSIVYPGMPHYSCMWHIWTNIRSKFKKGHLQLHELYFATARSYTLDKFNERMSKIEEVDPRVKSYLYDIGYHRWSRVHATVNRTWTMASNIAESLNAITKNARELPIFDLLEYMRTLLERWTNEKLLKVRASTNHIHNVLDGVKRYIVCLENKKCCCGHFQLEELPCVHALAALRHRNETHENYCSPYYTRESLLHTYEIPVNPLPDESKWNVPQHILDEVVNPPTGDKRQPGRPQKERYKTYDEIKSKKYKVSCGNYGGEEHNKRSYKNAPKKK, encoded by the exons ATGGATGCAGCAG GTACAATATTGCCCTTGGCATATGCTGTGGTTGATTCTGAAAACGACGCATCTTGGAAATGGTTATTTGAGCAATTCAAGCAGGCATATGGTGAAAGACCTTCAATGTTTGTTGTTTCAGATAGGAATGAGAGTATGCTGAAGGCAACATCAATTGTCTATCCGGGCATGCCACATTActcttgcatgtggcatatttggacaaatataaggtcaaaattcaagaagggTCATCTACAATTACATGAATTGTACTTTGCTACAGCACGGTCATACACTCTGGATaaatttaatgaaaggatgtcGAAGATTGAAGAGGTAGACCCGCGTGTGAAATCTTACCTATAtgatattggctatcatagatggtCAAGAGTACATGCAACAGTGAATAGAACGTGGACAATGGCATCAAATATTGCAGAGTCGTTGAACGCTATAACAAAAAATGCAAGAGAGCTGCCGATATTTGACCTTTTAGAGTATATGCGGACACTGCTAGAACGTTGGACCAACGAGAAGTTATTGAAG gtgagggcttcaacaAATCATATACATAATGTGTTAGATGGTGTGAAGCGGTACATTGTGTGTTTAGAAAACAAGAAATGTTGTTGTGGCCACTTCCAACTTGAAGAACTTCCATGTGTGCATGCTTTGGCAGCATTAAGGCACAGGAATGAAACACATGAAAACTATTGCTCTCCGTATTACACAAGGGAAAGCCTTTTGCATACGTATGAAATACCAGTAAATCCTCTTCCTGATGAAAGCAAATGGAATGTGCCACAACATATTTTGGATGAGGTAGTAAATCCACCGACGGGAGATAAAAGGCAGCCAGGGAGACCTCAAAAGGAAAGATATAAAACATATGATGAAATAAAGTCAAAGAAGTACAAGGTATCATGTGGAAATTATGGAGGTGAAGAGCATAACAAAAGATCTTACAAGAATGCGCCCAAGAAGAAATGA